Below is a window of bacterium DNA.
ATGTCAACAAAAAGTCCTTAGTTACGAAAAACTACTTGACTTTTTTTTAATCGTGTGTTACCATTTTACGAAGGGGATAGCCATGCGATGCACAAGATGTAATTTTGATAATGATGAAGACGATGGATATTGCATTATGTGTGGCAATAGATTAAAAAATACTTGCCCACGGTGTCATTGGGTTAACCGTGATGGGTCAAAGTATTGTGGTAAGTGTGGATACGCTATCTCGCCAGCACGCAGAACTTCAAGGTATCAGGAACCAGGATGAACAAAAAGGTTATTTCAATAGATAAAACCACCGATACACCTTATTCGCCAGCAATTGCTTTTGGGAATTTGCTATTTGTCTCAGGACAGATAGCAAGTGGTAAAAATAGTTTAGAAGAAGAGATTACAACGGCATTAAATAAATTAAAAAGTATCTTACAATCAGCCGGGTCGTCTTTAGAGTGCGTTTTGAAAACAACCGTATTTTTAAAGGATATGAAAAATTTTAATCTAATGAATGAGATTTATAAAACTTACTTTAAAGCAGAGCCTCC
It encodes the following:
- a CDS encoding zinc-ribbon domain-containing protein; protein product: MRCTRCNFDNDEDDGYCIMCGNRLKNTCPRCHWVNRDGSKYCGKCGYAISPARRTSRYQEPG
- a CDS encoding Rid family detoxifying hydrolase; this translates as MNKKVISIDKTTDTPYSPAIAFGNLLFVSGQIASGKNSLEEEITTALNKLKSILQSAGSSLECVLKTTVFLKDMKNFNLMNEIYKTYFKAEPPARSCVEVSRLPFDVNFEIEAIAYIALINRNLT